The Chroogloeocystis siderophila 5.2 s.c.1 genome includes a region encoding these proteins:
- the rimM gene encoding ribosome maturation factor RimM (Essential for efficient processing of 16S rRNA) yields the protein MANHKGAKDAKLEQESSGWLEIGRIVAPQGLNGEVRVYPDTDFPERFEQPGTRWVLCSPDEEPRPIELLSGRYLAGKNLYVVEFLGVENRDQAEALRGCKLLVPVSDRPILGEDEYHVLDLVGLEVIMQESGAKIGAVVDVVPAGNDLLEVKLYQDPIADNNSRTVLIPFVKEIVPVVDLQARYVEINPPPGLMEI from the coding sequence ATGGCGAACCACAAAGGCGCAAAGGACGCGAAGTTAGAACAAGAAAGTTCGGGGTGGTTAGAGATTGGGAGAATTGTTGCACCTCAAGGGTTGAATGGCGAGGTGCGGGTTTATCCTGATACTGATTTTCCTGAGAGGTTTGAACAGCCAGGAACGCGATGGGTGTTGTGTTCTCCCGATGAGGAACCACGCCCAATTGAATTGTTGAGTGGGCGGTATCTTGCTGGTAAAAATTTGTATGTAGTGGAATTTTTGGGAGTGGAAAACCGCGATCAGGCGGAGGCTTTGCGCGGGTGTAAGTTGTTGGTTCCTGTGAGCGATCGTCCTATATTAGGCGAAGATGAATATCATGTGTTGGACTTGGTGGGTTTGGAAGTCATCATGCAGGAATCGGGAGCGAAGATTGGCGCTGTTGTTGATGTAGTTCCTGCGGGAAATGATTTATTAGAAGTGAAGTTATATCAAGATCCGATTGCAGATAACAATTCGCGGACGGTTTTGATTCCTTTTGTGAAAGAGATTGTTCCTGTAGTGGATTTGCAAGCGCGTTATGTCGAAATTAATCCGCCACCTGGGTTGATGGAAATCTAA
- a CDS encoding GNAT family N-acetyltransferase, whose product MKIRNALISDLPDIIGIYNASIPTRKATADTEPIRVESRLDWFVKHNASRPLWVLEIDREVVAWIGLTSFYGGRPAYNATAEVSIYIAPQHQSKGYGTMLVRRMIDYCPSLGVTTLIAMYFDHNDASRRMFEKLGFEPKGHLPEIAVLDGEKRGLIIAAYKIAAL is encoded by the coding sequence ATGAAAATCCGCAATGCACTGATTTCAGACTTACCAGATATTATTGGGATCTATAATGCATCAATCCCCACACGCAAAGCAACCGCAGATACTGAACCAATTAGGGTTGAGAGTCGTTTAGATTGGTTTGTAAAACATAATGCATCGCGCCCTCTGTGGGTACTAGAAATTGATCGCGAAGTTGTTGCGTGGATTGGTCTGACTTCATTTTATGGTGGACGTCCGGCTTATAATGCGACTGCGGAAGTTAGTATTTATATCGCACCACAACATCAGAGTAAAGGCTATGGCACAATGTTAGTCCGCCGAATGATCGATTATTGCCCTAGCTTAGGCGTGACAACGTTGATAGCAATGTATTTTGACCACAATGATGCAAGTCGGCGAATGTTTGAGAAACTTGGTTTTGAGCCAAAAGGACATCTACCTGAAATTGCCGTGCTTGATGGTGAAAAACGCGGATTAATTATTGCAGCTTATAAAATTGCCGCGTTATAA